A window of Argopecten irradians isolate NY chromosome 1, Ai_NY, whole genome shotgun sequence contains these coding sequences:
- the LOC138331421 gene encoding calcium-responsive transcription factor-like: protein MADGEDEVSSSTDHVSCGIAVLRDSDNQDDLGVSASKYKAVSPDEGLGDLTISSVSPSLANPTLQGLLSSPVSLPGSQLLTGADGIQIIAVSASNDLLGQADSSGRVWHVVPPEMATIIAVAGENAHDLEQKHEMAVAGVEMEDAMGGGSNEVSSGMSQDSILMPPPPPQPLPADCPAWAHRIKCCEKIGDSYRGYVDSEGDLDLLLTYHKQQTLSFWGTRQSPSPAKPSTRLMWKSQYVPFDGIPFVNSGSRAIVMECQFGPRRKGNTLKKQMLDQFGANKQCEQFVPGDYRQTCPARIYIKKVKKFPQYAVDLSIDKKTLKLAMDKAFHELKQRGFDDIGQERYYIQLPTDKAHEFHSESNNSTSQTPSPAVNVPMGSNMSFDNLHMDTDSAAQRLDPRVAQKIREVVSGGETRVYFVRKILRAYVIRHLYNGREIPERHDLTLFPTVNDLKNHIHQALKDIECGSLALTAPTVNVEIITSNDGAQSAEMGQMDQSLWQQSSQEAGEGAEPVPETVTVTLTQNPGEDGHVISRIETHLSDGSMRVSTSLTPETAQLLSRLHPNMFPANLLMQQQVDQAVTSISDPSVPPSNNIKVEGSVPLCGVEHIDSNVVGADGDSIMAGAVTSSDPQDIGGIHIVQGDLGVTTSHGGVCAVVAASDLDQMSAHLEGPGTGMSLGDEEESSLGQSSQHPQFVTVAMNESGEIIPVLDVDGSGIAGLHQGTSLD, encoded by the exons ATGGCTGATGGTGAGGATGAAGTGAGTTCATCAACAGATCATGTATCGTGTGGAATAGCAGTCCTCCGAGATTCTGACAACCAGGATGATCTGGGAGTCTCAGCTAGTAAATATAAAGCTGTCAGTCCAGACGAGGGATTGGGTGACCTGACTATTAGTTCAG TATCTCCAAGTTTAGCTAATCCGACCCTACAGGGCCTCTTATCCTCCCCAGTGTCACTCCCGGGGAGCCAACTCCTAACTGGGGCAGATGGGATACAGATCATCGCAGTATCGGCATCGAATGACCTGTTGGGCCAGGCTGATAGTTCTGGACGTGTGTGGCATGTGGTGCCACCTGAAATGGCCACCATCATAGCTGTGGCTGGAGAAAATGCACATGACCttgaacaaaaacatgaaatgGCAG TGGCCGGAGTGGAGATGGAGGATGCTATGGGAGGAGGTTCTAATGAGGTATCCAGTGGGATGTCACAGGACAGTATTTTGATgccccctcctcctcctcagcCTCTTCCCGCAGACTGCCCTGCCTGGGCACACAGGATCAAGTGCTGTGAG AAAATAGGTGACTCCTATCGTGGCTATGTTGATAGTGagggtgaccttgacctacttttgaCCTACCATAAACAACAGACACTTAGTTTCTGGGGGACACGTCAGTCCCCGTCTCCGGCTAAACCTTCAACGCGTCTGATGTGGAAGTCTCAATATGTGCCCTTTGATGGAATTCCTTTTGTAAACTCTGGCAGTCGAGCCATTGTGATGGAATGTCAGTTTGGACCAAGAAGAAAAGGCAACACACTGAAGAAACAAATGCTTGATCAGTTTGGTGCCAATAAGCAGTGTGAACAGTTTGTACCCGGTGATTATAGACAGACCTGTCCGGCCAG AATTTACATCAAAAAAGTGAAGAAATTCCCTCAGTATGCTGTGGATTTAAGTATAGATAAAAAGACCCTGAAGTTAGCAATGGATAAGGCTTTTCATGAACTAAAACAGCGAGGATTTGATGACATAGGCCAGGAGAG ATACTATATACAACTACCCACAGACAAGGCCCACGAGTTCCATAGTGAATCAAATAACAGTACATCCCAGACACCAAGTCCGGCCGTGAATGTCCCTATGGGTTCAAACATGTCTTTTGATAATTTACATATGGATACAGACAGCGCAGCACAGAGGCTGGATCCTCGTGTGGCACAGAAAATACGAGAGGTCGTATCTGGTGGGGAGACCAGAGTTTACTTTGTGAGGAAGATTCTAAG GGCTTATGTGATACGTCACCTTTATAATGGCAGAGAAATACCTGAGAGACATGATTTGACCTTGTTTCCTACAGTTAATGACCTCAAAAATCACATACACCAAGCATTAAAGGATATAGAGTGTGGGTCTCTGGCACTCACTGCTCCTACA gtAAATGTGGAGATTATTACGAGTAACGATGGTGCCCAGAGTGCAGAAATGGGTCAGATGGACCAGTCACTATGGCAACAGTCTTCTCAGGAAGCAGGAGAAGGGGCAGAGCCAGTACCggagactgtcacagtaacattAACACAAAACCCTGGAGAAG ATGGTCATGTGATATCGCGTATTGAGACACACTTAAGTGATGGCAGTATGCGAGTGAGCACGAGTCTAACTCCAGAGACAGCACAACTGCTATCTAGATTACACCCTAACATGTTCCCAGCTAATCTACTCATGCAG CAACAAGTGGACCAGGCAGTGACATCAATATCTGATCCCTCAGTGCCGCCATCAAATAACATAAAAGTGGAGGGATCAGTACCTCTGTGTGGGGTAGAACATATAGACTCTAATGTAGTTGGTGCTGATGGGGACAGTATCATGGCTGGGGCCGTGACCTCGAGTGACCCACAGGACATTGGGGGTATACACATAGTACAGGGTGACCTAGGGGTCACTACATCACATGGAGGTGTTTGTGCTGTGGTGGCGGCCTCAGATCTCGATCAAATGTCAGCTCATCTGGAGGGACCAGGGACAGGAATGTCATTAGGAGATGAGGAGGAATCTAGTCTTGGTCAAAGCTCTCAGCACCCTCAATTTGTCACGGTTGCCATGAATG aatcaggggagataattcctGTCCTTGATGTGGATGGATCGGGCATTGCAGGCTTACACCAAGGGACCTCACTAGACTGA